One genomic segment of Falco peregrinus isolate bFalPer1 chromosome 7, bFalPer1.pri, whole genome shotgun sequence includes these proteins:
- the PAQR8 gene encoding membrane progestin receptor beta, with product MTAILERISTLSLSGQHLSRLPRLLEDGFPKMPCTVKECEVPQLFREPYIHTGYRPTGQDWRYYFLSLFQKHNEVVNVWTHLLAALAVLLRFKTFVEAEQLPMDAWSLPLLIFVLSSVTYLTCSLLAHLLQSKSELYHYTFYFVDYVGVSIYQYGSALAHFYYSSDQAWYDKFWLFFLPAAAFCGWLSCAGCCYAKYRYRRPYPIMRKMCQVIPAGLAFILDISPVAHRVIVCHLGGCEEDAAWYHTYQILFFLISAYFFSCPVPEKYFPGSCDIVGHAHQIFHTFLAICTLSQLEAILLDYKSRQEIFLKRHGPFSVYLSCISFFGLVACSAVTAYILRCRIKACLAKKDS from the coding sequence ATGACAGCCATCCTGGAGCGGATCAGCACACTGTCCCTCAGTGGGCAGCATCTCAGCCGtctccccaggctgctggaggATGGCTTCCCCAAGATGCCTTGCACAGTCAAAGAGTGTGAGGTGCCGCAGCTCTTCCGTGAGCCGTACATCCACACTGGGTACCGTCCCACTGGCCAGGACTGGCGGTACTACTTTCTTAGCCTCTTCCAGAAGCACAATGAGGTGGTCAATGTATGGACTCACCTCCTGGCAgcgctggctgtgctgctgagattTAAGACATTCGTGGAGGCTGAGCAGTTACCCATGGACGCATGGTCCTTGCCTTTGCTCATCTTTGTTCTCTCCTCTGTCACCTACCTGACCTGCAGCCTCTTGGCCCACTTGCTGCAGTCCAAATCGGAGCTATACCACTACACCTTCTACTTCGTGGACTATGTTGGAGTCAGCATCTACCAGTATGGTAGTGCCCTGGCTCATTTCTACTACAGCTCTGACCAAGCCTGGTATGACAAGttctggcttttcttcctgccggcagctgctttctgtggctGGCTGTCTTGTGCCGGCTGCTGCTACGCGAAATACCGGTACCGACGGCCTTACCCCATCATGAGGAAGATGTGCCAGGTGATCCCAGCCGGGCTGGCGTTCATCTTGGATATTAGTCCTGTTGCTCACCGGGTGATTGTGTGTCATCTGGGGGGCTGTGAGGAAGATGCTGCTTGGTACCACACATACcagatactgttttttcttatcAGTGCTTATTTCTTCTCCTGCCCAGTCCCTGAGAAGTACTTCCCTGGATCCTGTGATATCGTTGGCCATGCCCACCAGATCTTCCACACCTTCCTGGCCATCTGCACCCTATCACAGCTGGAGGCCATTCTTTTGGATTAcaagagcaggcaggagatTTTCCTGAAGAGACATGGGCCTTTCTCTGTTTATCTCTCCTGCATCTCTTTTTTTGGCCTGGTGGCTTGTAGTGCTGTCACAGCTTACATCCTGCGATGCAGGATCAAGGCCTGCCTGGCTAAAAAGGACTCCTGA